The following nucleotide sequence is from Chloracidobacterium validum.
TTGAGGGTTGCCAGGCGTGGAAGCTGGCGCAGCAAGTGACGGTCAAGCTGTCGCCAGAGTTGTCGCCAGTCCCGGAAGTCATTGAACAGAAACACCGGCGCTGTGGCCGTGTAGAGGTCGGCCCCGTAGCTCAGGAAGCGAAAAAAGGCGGCTTCGTCCTCTGGCGCAATCCGGCGCAGCGCGGTAACGGTTTTGGCCAGGTCAGACGATAGATCAAGACGCACGCCATCCGGCCACCGGTAGCGACAGATGGGGTCGAGCGGCTGAAGGGTCAGGTGGTCTTCAAGCCGCTCTCCGGCGACGGCAAAGGTGTTGCGGAGAATGTCCGGCATTGTGACCAGCGACGGACCCGTATCAAACGAATAGCCATCTGCCGTGATCCGGTTGAGTTTTCCGCCGACGGAAGGATTCTTTTCAAGCAGCCTGACCTGAAAGCCGCGGGCCGCAAGGTGGAGCGCAGCTGCCAACCCACCGAGTCCGGCGCCAATGACGATGACACGCGGTGTCGTCATACATCCACCCCGGCTTCCATGCCGGTTTACAGTTGGCCGTTGCGTGGCGGTGACGGGGGGCGAACCCGAGCGGACGGTTCGAGCGTCATTGATTCTGCTAGGACAATGTGCGTGGGAGGAACACGCATCAGTGCATTGGCGGACTGGGCTGCCAGATGCTCACGGACGTAATCGAGCAAGGCCATCATGTTGTGGTGCATTTCCTCCATCCGGTCGCGCATGCCCAAGATCACTTGGACGCCGGCCAAGTTAACGCCCATCTCGCGGGTCAGGTTGAGAATACACTGGAGCCGCTCCAGGTCGGCATCGGTGTAATAGCGTGTGTTCCGTGCCGAACGGGAAGGCACCAGCAACCCTTCTCGCTCATACATTCTGAGGGTTTGTTCATGAATGCCAAAGGTTTCAGCGACCATGCCAATCGAGTACCGGCGGGATTTGGCTTGCTTTTGTCCGCGTGTCGTCATGGTTTCGTCCCTTCGTTTTTGAAGCGAGGTCACTCAACGCCGAGCGACTTGCGTGGATTTTCCGGGTTCAGGCGTTCATACTTGCGCAAAAGTTCCTTGGTTTCCTCGCTGATCACCGACGGCAGAACAATCTTGACCTCCACAAATTGGTCACCCCGCTGGCCGGGGCTGCGTAACACCGGAAAGCCCTTCTCGCGCAGGCGGAACTTCTGTCCAGACTGCGTTCCGGGTGGAATCCGCAACTGGGCCTTCCCCCCAACGGTAGGGACTTCAATCCGGGCCCCAAGGGCGGCTTCTGGCACGGTGATCGGGACAGTGCAGTAAATGTTATCGCCCTTGCGGGTGAAGAACGGGTGTGCCCCGACATTGGTGACAAGGTACAAATCACCAGGCGGTCCGCCATTCACGCCAGGATAACCCTTACCGGCAAGCCGAACCTTTGAACCGTTGTCAACCCCGGCCGGAATCCGCGCCGTAATGGTTTCGCCCGGCCGCCCAGCCACCGGTGGGAGCGCAACCTTGACGGTCGTTCCCTCCATGGCCTGTTCAAATGTGATGGAAACCGTTTGCTCGATGTCGCGTCCGGCCTGCGGAAACGGCCCCCGGCTGCTGCTGCGTCCGCCGCCAAACATCTCGGCAAAGATGTCCCGAAACGACGCGCTACCGCCAAAGTCGAAGTTTGAAAAATCAAAGGGAATGCCGCCCCCACCCTTGGCCGCTTGGGCATGGGCTTCGGTGTAAACCCCAAAGCGGTCATACACCTTGCGTTTTTCCTCGTCACCCAGCACATCAAAAGCCTCAGAAATGGACTTGAACTTTTCCTCAGCCACTTTATCGCCAGGGTTGACATCTGGGTGGTACTTGCGCGCAAGCCGGCGGTAAGCCTTTTTGATTTCATCAGCGGAGGCGGTTTTGGAGACGCCGAGCGTTGCGTAATAATCCTGCTTGGTCATGGCTTGCCCCGCTACGAAGTTGAAGCTAATCGTAAGTCCAGCCAGCCTCCAGTCCGATGCGGACTAGAGGCTGGCGGTAGGGTTAGCGGTCAGGTTGGTGACTGGCCCTGGGTCATCGTTTGTCGTCCACGTCAACATATTCCGCGTCAATGACATTGTCGTCGCCTTTACCCGCGTCACCATTGCTCTTTCCGGCACCGGCGGCGCGTCCGGCCGCATCCTTGTACATGACCTCCGAAACCTTATAGGTGGCCTTGGTCAGGCGATCA
It contains:
- a CDS encoding MerR family transcriptional regulator, whose translation is MTTRGQKQAKSRRYSIGMVAETFGIHEQTLRMYEREGLLVPSRSARNTRYYTDADLERLQCILNLTREMGVNLAGVQVILGMRDRMEEMHHNMMALLDYVREHLAAQSANALMRVPPTHIVLAESMTLEPSARVRPPSPPRNGQL
- a CDS encoding DnaJ C-terminal domain-containing protein, which codes for MTKQDYYATLGVSKTASADEIKKAYRRLARKYHPDVNPGDKVAEEKFKSISEAFDVLGDEEKRKVYDRFGVYTEAHAQAAKGGGGIPFDFSNFDFGGSASFRDIFAEMFGGGRSSSRGPFPQAGRDIEQTVSITFEQAMEGTTVKVALPPVAGRPGETITARIPAGVDNGSKVRLAGKGYPGVNGGPPGDLYLVTNVGAHPFFTRKGDNIYCTVPITVPEAALGARIEVPTVGGKAQLRIPPGTQSGQKFRLREKGFPVLRSPGQRGDQFVEVKIVLPSVISEETKELLRKYERLNPENPRKSLGVE